From Desulfosalsimonas propionicica:
GTTTTTCGAGTTTTTCCTCCAGCAGGGGGATGACGTCAAAGCCGGTCGAGGGCATGGCCAGAAAGGAGATGTCATAGATCTCCTTCCGGGAGATTACCGGGGGGCAAAGCGCGGCATATTCAAATATTTTCCGGGCCAGGCGGTTTTTCCGGTTGGACCAGGAGATGGCCTCCTCGATTTGCTCTTCCGTGGCTGACCGGCCTGTTTGCCGCTCCAGAAAGTTTTTGAGCCTTACAATCATTTGCCGCCAGACCGCTTTTGCCTCGTTTTGTTCGGGCATCTGCGGCAGGTCCATGACATGTAAGGGGCGCAGTTCCGCGATGAGCTCAAACATCTTTTTCTTGCCGTCGCAGGTGGTCTCTGCCACAACCACGTCGGCCGCCGAGAAAAACGGGCAGGTCCCTTCCCGGATAAATCCGTAGCTGGACTTGATCAGCGGGCACAGGTTGGCGGGCAGTACTTCTTCGGCCGATTCGATGGGCACCCTGGAAAAGGCGCACAGCAGTGCCGGCACGATTTTCATGGCCTGCATCAGTTCAATGGGTGCGTATCCGCAATAGATGCCGGCAACCGGCCAGCCTTCTTCCTTTTTTTGCAATACATACTGCAATGCCCGTTTGGCCGGGGGCTCACTGTCGAGCCCGTCGTTCATCAGCGGTTCCGTCGGCGCGTTGCTGCTCATCCATTGACTCCTTTCCGGATATTGATCGGGTTTCATGCAATGGGTCAACCGTATAGGCCGGTCATATGGATGTGTCAAATTTTTAATTTCTATAAATAGTTATGTTTTTATAGATTTCTTCGATAAATACAATTGACGACTTCGTAAAAAGTCGTCTGATCACGATTTTTTACGAAACCATCACAATTGAATGATTCCGAAAAATACGGCTTATTTAAAACCGTTGACCCCGGCATTCCAAACCGATACTATATATAATATAATTCTGGTTTGTTGCGTGCTGCTGAAAGGACGATGCCGATGACCAAACAAAATTTTGATCCACCCTCAAGCCCTACCTCATGCCGATTTATGGCGCTGCCGCCGTCGCACTGCTGCACGATCGTGGAAAGCATCCGGGAAGGGGTTCTCACCTTTGACCTTGAAAAAACCGTGACCTATGCCAATCCGGCGGCCGAGGCGATTATCGGGTATGGCGCCGATGACATGATCGGCCGCAAATGCCATGAGGTGCTTCAAAGTGAGCTGTGCCGCCGCAGATGCCCGGTGGATGATCTGCTGGCCGGCGGGGCCTCCCCCGGGGAACGGCAAACAAGGATTATCGGTGAGTCCAGCACGGTAAAAACCGTTGCCATCAACTGCGAGCTGCTCTACGACGAACAGGGCAGGGCCACCGGACTTGTGGAAACCATCCGTGATCTTACGGACCTGGAAAAGCTTCGCAAACAGGTGACCCGGGATTACACCATCGAGGATATTATCGGCCGGTCACCGGCCATGCGCAAGATCCTTTCCTTTCTGCCCGACATCGCCGAAAGCGATAGCGCGGTGCTC
This genomic window contains:
- a CDS encoding double-cubane-cluster-containing anaerobic reductase gives rise to the protein MSSNAPTEPLMNDGLDSEPPAKRALQYVLQKKEEGWPVAGIYCGYAPIELMQAMKIVPALLCAFSRVPIESAEEVLPANLCPLIKSSYGFIREGTCPFFSAADVVVAETTCDGKKKMFELIAELRPLHVMDLPQMPEQNEAKAVWRQMIVRLKNFLERQTGRSATEEQIEEAISWSNRKNRLARKIFEYAALCPPVISRKEIYDISFLAMPSTGFDVIPLLEEKLEKLEKRKQAGRYFGTPDAPRVLVTGCPIGGDATKIFRVIEEAGGVVVAPDSCTGTKTFNNDIAENTGDPIGALAERYLKIPCACMTPNTGRMTALSKLIETYRPDVVVDFILQACHGYNVESRRIADHVKNHHGLPFLKVETDYSDADTGQLKTRIEALFETLPKAADAN